A genomic window from Serinus canaria isolate serCan28SL12 chromosome 4A, serCan2020, whole genome shotgun sequence includes:
- the IL13RA2 gene encoding interleukin-13 receptor subunit alpha-2, producing the protein MAPWRLPLLAVALLWGWLLASSSSSPSTVAPPRDLRITDPGLLGSLDVEWKPPPHSQTFQECTVKYKLEYHSTGDRDWKVIFTRKLKLRVGFDLSRTAEVRLQTLLRGRCTGDVEVQSDWIYATFQISPQGKLESEVQNFNCIYHDWEYLKCTWQPGLLTPPGVHYGLYYWYEGLEQAVQCAHYIQEQGLNLGCVLHNLSQAEYQDLHICVNGSAAATLLRPLYSTLRLHNLAQPSAPEQLELSVSGAQELRAAWSPPGGRVPPHCLEYEVQVAEDAGQAAAAWAFVSTQMETDVTISRANQSHVSCVRVRGRTNIFCADQGFWSEWTQDCFSVPRKEDKQLFILIPVILSLSISLIIFMLIGQCKKRSPAGKPLHTSLGF; encoded by the exons ATGGCTCCCTGGAGGCTCCCCCTGCTCGCcgtggctctgctgtggggctggctgctggcctcctcctcctcctcccccagcacag ttGCTCCCCCACGGGACCTGCGGATCACTGACCCGGGGCTCCTGGGCTCCCTGGATGTGGAGTGGAAGCCTCCTCCCCACTCCCAGACCTTCCAGGAGTGCACAGTAAAATACAAGCTTGAATATCACAGCACTGGGGATAGAGACTGGAAG GTTATTTTTACTAGGAAGCTAAAACTCAGAGTTGGATTTGACCTCAGCAGGACTGCTGAAGTGAGGCTGCAGACACTGCTCAGAGGAAGGTGTACAGGTGACGTGGAGGTGCAGAGTGACTGGATTTATGCAACCTTTCAGATCTCACCTCAAg GAAAACTTGAATCAGAGGTCCAGAATTTCAACTGCATCTATCATGACTGGGAATACCTGAAGTGCACTTGGCAGCCTGGTCTCCTCACACCTCCTGGTGTACATTATGGGCTGTATTACTG GTacgaggggctggagcaggcgGTGCAGTGTGCTCACTACATCCAGGAGCAGGGCCTGAACCTGGGCTGTGTGCTGCACAACCTCAGCCAGGCAGAGTACCAGGATCTCCACATCTGTGTCAATGGCTCGGCAGCAGCCACTCTGCTCCGGCCGCTGTACAGCACCCTGCGCCTGCACAACCTTG cacagccctcggCCCcggagcagctggagctgtcgGTGTCCGGAGCCCAGGAGCTGCGGGCCGCCTGGAGCCCGCCGGGCGGGCGGGTGCCGCCGCACTGCCTGGAGTACGAGGTGCAGGTGGCGGAAGATGCGGGGCAAGCCGCGGCTGCCTGGGCG tttGTTTCAACCCAAATGGAAACTGATGTAACAATTTCCAGAGCAAACCAAAGCCACGTTTCATGTGTTCGCGTCAGGGGCAgaacaaacattttctgtgcagaCCAAGGCTTCTGGAGTGAATGGACGCAGGATTGTTTCTCTG TGCCCAGAAAAGAGGACAAGCAGCTATTTATTCTCATTCCAGTCATCCTGAGTTTGTCCATTAGCCTCATAATATTTATGTTGATTGGCCAGTGCAAGAAGAG ATCCCCAGCAGGAAAGCCATTGCACACATCTTTGGGATTCtag